The genomic region CTCGTATTTTATAGGGTCTTGCCTGACAAGAAAGACAGGCCGAGAACCTACTGCCTGCTGTGTATGGGGGGTATGATTCTGTCTGCTCAACAAGCCTGGAGCATAGCGGATCGGTCTTCACTAAAGCTCCGATGCGCCGCCCACAGGCTAAAGTCATAAATCTCCGCCGGAATTGTCTCATCCGAACGTTCGTCCCAGGTGTGTAGGCCAGTCTCTTGAGTAATCACCGCCTGAAATGCTACCATACCATCCACGTTGCGCATCAGCGTCAGCGGCTTGCTTTCCATGTCTTCCCAAAGCAAGTGATAGCGTTGAAAAGCCTTGCGGCTTGAGATGATCATGAAGCGACCTTGGTCGAGGGAGTAAGTATAAGTCATGGCAGATAGTAATTTAAGTGGAACAGGTTTTAACTATGGTTGAATGATAACTCATCCCCCACCGAGATCATATCCGTGCTGACACCTAAATTACCTGCCTTATCAACTTAATTTTGTGGTCAGCCATTCCACCTAGTGCACATACGTAAAATCACTTAGTTTGCTTCGGAAAGTGATTACCGGGATGCTACTCCGCGACTTCTCTGTAATTCGCCATTGATCCTTCCCGGCATTTTTCCAATACGATGCAGCATGGGAAGAGTCATCGCCATAGGCGACATCCACGGATGCGCATCAGAGTTTGCTGAGTTACTCAATCGGATCAATCCGCAGTCTGACGATGTAATTATTCAGATCGGCGACATGGTAAACCGCGGCCCCGACAGCGCTGCAGTGCTTAGAATAATTCGGGAAAATAACATCCGCGCAATTCTAGGAAATCACGAGCGGCGTCTACTTGAATTTCGTTGGAGACGCGATGCATCCATCCTCAAAAAATACGATGCCGAGACCATAGAACAACTCACCCCGAAAGACTGGGAATTCTTAGAAAACCTGCCTCTCTTTTTCTACAACTCAGACCTGCAGACAGTATTTGTGCACGGTGGATTTGATCCGCATTCTCCAGTCCTTTGGCGCGAACAACCCGCGAGTGTTGTGACCACCATTCAAGTCATCGACCAGGAAGGAAAGCCAAGTAAACGCTCCAAAGCGCCTGAGGGTCGAGACTGGGGCGATCTCTGGCAAGGTCCACCTTTCGTCGTTTATGGTCATACCCCACGCCAAGAAGTGCGCTCGCATCCTCAGGCCATCGGCATTGATACAGCTTGTGTATACGGAGGGATGCTTACGGCATGCATCCTGCCTGAGCAGGAACTCATTCAGGTAAATGCACATGAAGTCTACGCCCAAAGTAAAACCCTGCCCCAACCCGTAAACATTCAATAGCCCAAGTATGAGCCAGGACACAGACTCTTTTCTCATGGACCTCGTCTTGGTCGTTGTCGACATGCAGCCAACAATGCTTGCGAAGGTCGACCCCGACAGAAGCCTACTGCGCCGCACTTGTTTTGCCGTCAAATGCGCCAACCTCATGGGTGTTAAAGTCGTATTCAGCGAGCAAGTACCCGACAAACTGGGCCCCACTGCTTCTGAATTACTTGAAGCCGCTGACAGCGGAGATCGCTCGTCTGCCGATAGTGTCTTCGCGAAAACACACTTCAGCGCCCTTAGCGTCCCTAGGTTCAATTCAATACTACAGGATCGCGGGAAACAACACATCCTACTGGCTGGCATCGAGACCCCGATCTGCATCTACCAAACTGCCGTGGAGGCGATAAATCGCGACTACCAAGTCACTTTACTGACTGACTGCATCGGAGGACGCAGAGCGCCCGACTGTGATTGGGCACTCCGCAGCTTAGCGCAAAGTGGTGCGATCGCCCTGCCCTCCGAGACCATTTTTTATAGTATCATAAGGAGTGCAGAGCATCCCGCATTTCGCCAATTCAACACCCTGGTGAAAACTTTCTCGGCTTGATACTTCGACAACCCGGACAATGAACCGCAATCGCGAACTCTTCGATGAAAACTGGCTCTCGACGGTTTTTATAAATCTTTCGGTCGAAGAGACACTGAAGCT from Opitutales bacterium harbors:
- a CDS encoding isochorismatase family protein produces the protein MSQDTDSFLMDLVLVVVDMQPTMLAKVDPDRSLLRRTCFAVKCANLMGVKVVFSEQVPDKLGPTASELLEAADSGDRSSADSVFAKTHFSALSVPRFNSILQDRGKQHILLAGIETPICIYQTAVEAINRDYQVTLLTDCIGGRRAPDCDWALRSLAQSGAIALPSETIFYSIIRSAEHPAFRQFNTLVKTFSA
- a CDS encoding metallophosphoesterase, producing MGRVIAIGDIHGCASEFAELLNRINPQSDDVIIQIGDMVNRGPDSAAVLRIIRENNIRAILGNHERRLLEFRWRRDASILKKYDAETIEQLTPKDWEFLENLPLFFYNSDLQTVFVHGGFDPHSPVLWREQPASVVTTIQVIDQEGKPSKRSKAPEGRDWGDLWQGPPFVVYGHTPRQEVRSHPQAIGIDTACVYGGMLTACILPEQELIQVNAHEVYAQSKTLPQPVNIQ